From the genome of Argentina anserina chromosome 4, drPotAnse1.1, whole genome shotgun sequence, one region includes:
- the LOC126792669 gene encoding receptor protein kinase-like protein ZAR1 has protein sequence MLCFVLVLVLICNSRSLVGGLNEEGQALLAFKQSITQDPEGSLSNWNSSDANPCAWNGITCKEQRVVSLSIPKKKLFGLLPSAMGSLSDLRHANLRNNKLYGSLPIQLFEAIGLQSLVLYGNSFSGFVPNVIGELKYLQNLDLSQNFFNGSLPSSIVQCRRLRTVDLSENNFTGSLPVGFGTGLVSLEKLDLSFNKFNGSIPSDLGNLSSLQGTVDLSHNQFSGIIPASLGNLPEKVYIDLTYNNLSGPIPQNGALMNRGPTAFIGNPDLCGPPLKSPCSSDTPGANAPSFPYLPDNNPPQDSDDNAGGKSKGLSKKAVIAIVVSDVIGICLVGLLFSYCYSSICSCRKVKDENGHGFGKGGKGRKECLCFRKDESETLSENLEQYDLVALDTQVAFDLDELLKASAFVLGKSGIGIVYKVVLEEGLTLAVRRLGEGGSQRFKEFQTEVEAIGKLRHPNIVTLRAYYWSVDEKLLIYDYVPNGNLAGTIHGKPGLLSFTPLAWSVRLQIMKGIAKGLVYLHEFSPKKYVHGDLKPNNILLGQNMEPQISDFGLGRLANIAGGTPTLESNRMATIDKPQERHQKSASIESAVVCSSSNLGSCYQAPEALKVVKPSQKWDVYSYGVILLEMITGRLPIVQVGSSEMDLVHWVQLCIDDKKPLLDILDPHLMQDLEMEEEIIAVLKIAMACVHSSPERRPIMRHVSEALDRLATPAV, from the exons atgttgtgttttgttttggtgcttgtgcTTATATGCAACTCACGTAGCCTAGTGGGTGGTTTGAATGAAGAAGGCCAAGCCCTCTTGGCATTCAAGCAGTCAATTACTCAGGACCCAGAAGGGTCTCTGAGTAATTGGAACTCTTCTGATGCAAATCCTTGTGCATGGAATGGGATTACATGCAAGGAGCAAAGAGTTGTGTCCCTTAGCATTCCAAAGAAGAAGCTTTTTGGGCTTCTTCCTTCTGCCATGGGGTCTCTCTCTGATCTCAGACATGCCAATCTAAGGAACAATAAGCTCTATGGGAGCTTGCCCATTCAGCTTTTTGAAGCTATAGGGTTACAAAGTTTGGTTCTTTATGGAAATTCCTTTTCTGGGTTTGTGCCTAATGTTATTGGTGAGCTTAAGTACTTGCAGAACTTAGATTTGTCACAAAATTTCTTCAATGGGTCATTACCTTCTTCAATTGTACAATGTAGGAGACTCAGAACTGTGGATCTTAGTGAGAATAATTTCACTGGTTCTCTGCCAGTTGGTTTTGGGACTGGCTTGGTTTCTCTGGAAAAGCTTGATCTTTCTTTCAATAAGTTCAATGGCTCAATTCCTAGTGATTTGGGAAACTTGTCTAGTTTGCAAGGGACTGTTGATTTGTCTCATAATCAGTTTTCTGGTATAATCCCAGCTAGCCTTGGAAACCTTCCTGAGAAGGTTTACATTGATCTCACTTACAACAATTTAAGCGGCCCTATACCCCAAAATGGTGCTCTAATGAACAGAGGGCCAACTGCCTTTATTGGTAATCCTGATCTTTGTGGCCCTCCATTGAAGAGCCCTTGTTCTTCAGATACTCCTGGAGCTAATGCACCATCTTTTCCATATCTCCCAGATAACAACCCTCCTCAGGATTCTGATGATAATGCTGGTGGTAAATCTAAAGGGTTAAGTAAGAAAGCTGTGATTGCAATTGTAGTTAGTGACGTGATTGGTATATGCCTTGTTGGGCTGCTGTTCTCATATTGCTATTCAAGTATTTGTTCCTGTCGGAAGGTTAAGGATGAAAATGGTCATGGGTTTGGGAAGGGCGGCAAGGGTAGGAAAGAGTGCTTGTGCTTCAGGAAAGATGAATCAGAGACTTTATCTGAAAATCTGGAGCAGTATGATCTGGTGGCATTGGACACACAAGTGGCATTTGATCTGGATGAGCTTCTTAAGGCCTCTGCTTTTGTTCTTGGAAAGAGTGGAATTGGCATTGTTTACAAAGTTGTGCTTGAAGAAGGACTTACATTAGCAGTTAGGAGATTGGGTGAAGGGGGCTCTCAGAGATTCAAGGAATTTCAGACCGAAGTTGAAGCAATTGGAAAGCTGAGGCATCCTAATATTGTTACACTGAGGGCTTATTACTGGTCTGTTGATGAAAAGCTGCTGATATATGACTATGTGCCTAATGGCAACCTTGCTGGCACAATTCATG GAAAGCCAGGACTGCTATCATTTACGCCACTTGCATGGTCTGTTCGGTTGCAAATCATGAAAGGAATTGCGAAAGGCTTGGTCTACCTGCATGAGTTTAGCCCCAAAAAGTATGTGCATGGAGACTTGAAGCCGAATAATATACTTCTTGGACAAAACATGGAGCCacaaatttctgattttggacttGGACGCCTTGCTAATATAGCAGGAGGTACCCCTACATTGGAATCCAACCGAATGGCAACCATAGACAAACCACAAGAAAGGCACCAAAAGAGCGCATCCATTGAATCCGCTGTAGTTTGTTCGTCAAGTAATTTGGGATCTTGTTATCAAGCTCCAGAAGCTCTGAAAGTGGTGAAACCATCACAGAAGTGGGATGTCTATTCCTATGGGGTGATCTTGCTTGAAATGATTACTGGAAGATTGCCAATAGTCCAAGTGGGTTCCTCAGAAATGGACCTAGTTCATTGGGTTCAGCTCTGCATTGATGACAAAAAACCGCTTTTAGATATCTTAGACCCACATCTAATGCAAGATTTagaaatggaggaagagattatTGCAGTGTTGAAGATTGCAATGGCATGTGTTCATAGCAGCCCGGAAAGAAGGCCAATCATGAGGCATGTTTCTGAAGCTTTGGACAGGTTGGCCACACCAGCTGTGTGA
- the LOC126792671 gene encoding auxin-responsive protein IAA32 — MDPNASSFQSVYYEAKENEGFIDLGLSLRALQPETYHHPAHFVSLESYDGLIDWPQATDLNLKNSTVISPRNIPGDCGEEAEGVQSKQRRAYVKVNMDGIVIGRKVCVLDHSGYSSLAFQLEDMFGRQSVSGLRLFQVGSEFSLFYKDRDDNWRVVGDVSWRDFVECVKRLRIARKN; from the exons ATGGATCCTAATGCATCAAGCTTTCAGTCAGTTTATTATGAAGCTAAAGAGAACGAGGGTTTTATTGATCTTGGTCTTAGCCTCAGAGCTCTTCAACCTGAAACCTATCATCATCCAGCACACT TTGTGAGCTTGGAGAGTTATGATGGACTGATAGATTGGCCTCAGGCTACCGACTTAAATTTGAAGAATTCAACTGTCATAAGTCCGAGAAATATACCAGGAGACTGTGGTGAGGAAGCAGAGGGAGTGCAGAGCAAGCAGAGGCGGGCTTATGTTAAAGTTAACATGGATGGGATTGTTATAGGCAGAAAAGTTTGTGTACTTGATCACAGTGGCTACTCGAGTCTTGCATTTCAGCTGGAAGACATGTTTG GTAGACAATCTGTATCTGGATTGAGGTTGTTTCAGGTTGGATCTGagttttcacttttttacAAGGACAGAGATGACAATTGGAGAGTTGTTGGTGACGTTTCATGGAG GGATTTTGTAGAATGTGTGAAGCGGCTAAGGATCGCAAGAAAGAACTGA
- the LOC126790280 gene encoding uncharacterized protein LOC126790280: MTETRGMSVMNTGIRALVEAIHSTPTQSVLYLSGGASQAVAWLLSVPGASSTVLETVVPYSRMSMIQLLGKIPDKICSRHTAEEMALLAYNRALKLSSPGSPVLGVGFIGSLATSRPKLGDHRFYLSTRTSDRLSISTVTLSKGLRNREEEDMVASHLVLKAIANACKVPGTFVSDLTESEVPEECEKQFSEDEELQQLINGQICFKVYPFSSEHSVPIPERKIILSGSFNPLHEGHLKLLEIATSICGNGYPCFELSAINADKPPLLISQIKDRVKQFEKAGKTVIISNQPYFYKKAELFPGSTFVIGADTAARLINPKYYDGDYKKMLDILLRCKVTGSTFLVGGRNVDGVFKVLDDFEIPEELKDMFISIPPEKFRMDISSTEIRKKLGK; this comes from the exons atgacAGAGACTCGTGGTATGAGTGTGATGAACACTGGAATCAGAGCACTAGTGGAAGCCATTCACTCTACTCCCACCCAGTCCGTTCTCTATCTCTCCGGCGGTGCCTCtcag GCGGTGGCGTGGCTGCTCTCCGTTCCCGGAGCCTCAAGCACTGTCCTCGAAACTGTAGTGCCTTATTCCCGGATGTCGATGATCCAATTACTCGGCAAA ATTCCGGACAAGATTTGTAGCCGGCACACGGCTGAAGAAATGGCTCTGTTGGCTTACAATCGAGCTCTCAAGCTCTCCTCACCAG GTTCCCCAGTTCTTGGTGTGGGTTTCATTGGTTCTCTGGCTACCTCGCGTCCAAAACTCGGGGACCACAG GTTTTATTTGTCAACTAGGACATCTGACAGACTTTCTATATCAACAGTCACCCTATCCAAG GGTTTACGAAAtcgagaggaagaagatatggtTGCAAGTCATCTTGTACTCAAG GCAATTGCAAATGCGTGCAAAGTTCCCGGAACATTTGTTTCAGATCTCACTGAATCTGAAGTGCCTGAAGAATGTGAAAAGCAGTTCAGTGAAGATGAAGAATTACAGCAACTTATAAATGGGCAAATATGCTTCAAGGTTTATCCCTTTTCCAGTG AGCATTCTGTGCCAATTCCAGAAAGAAAGATAATACTGTCTGGTTCTTTTAATCCATTACATGAAGGCCACCTCAAACTATTAGAGATTGCTACCAG CATCTGTGGCAATGGCTACCCATGCTTTGAACTGTCTGCAATCAATGCTGACAAACCTCCACTTTTGATATCGCAAATTAAAGATCGTGTCAAGCAGTTTGAAAAAGCTG GAAAAACGGTAATCATATCCAATCAGCCATATTTTTATAAGAAAGCTGAACTTTTCCCAGGCAGTACGTTTGTGATTGGTGCTGACACAGCAGCAAGACTGATTAAT CCCAAATACTATGACGGGGACTACAAAAAAATGCTAGATATACTTCTCAGATGCAAGGTAACGGGGTCCACTTTTCTTGTGGGTGGTCGCAATGTAGATGGTGTTTTCAAG GTACTGGATGATTTTGAAATTCCAGAAGAGCTAAAAGATATGTTCATTTCAATACCACCAGAGAAGTTCCGGATGGATATATCCTCCACCGAGATCAGGAAGAAACTTGGAAAGTAA